A portion of the Stella humosa genome contains these proteins:
- a CDS encoding RNA polymerase sigma factor yields MSGRGAPGDGDPHGHPEDDELLARIAAGEQRALRRLVERHGRGIRLFAARFLGNAADGEDVAQDVFVAVWKHAGRFDPSRARATTWIYRIAANRCVDLRRWRRFRTFIGLDDVRELVPTDEPGGDDRIGARQDLALVRGGLARLPERQRMALLLRAVADLDVPAIAVAMGSTPGSVEQLLVRARRSLRARLAEMDGVAADGQRSVS; encoded by the coding sequence GTGAGCGGGCGTGGCGCCCCGGGGGATGGTGATCCGCACGGGCACCCTGAGGACGACGAGCTGCTCGCCCGCATTGCCGCGGGCGAGCAGCGCGCGCTCCGGCGGCTGGTGGAGCGGCATGGCCGGGGGATACGCCTGTTTGCCGCCCGTTTTCTGGGCAATGCGGCGGATGGCGAGGATGTCGCCCAGGACGTGTTCGTGGCGGTCTGGAAGCATGCCGGCCGTTTCGATCCGAGCAGGGCACGGGCCACCACCTGGATCTACCGGATTGCGGCCAATCGCTGCGTCGACCTGCGCCGGTGGCGCCGCTTCCGCACGTTCATCGGGCTCGACGACGTGCGGGAACTGGTCCCGACCGACGAGCCGGGCGGCGACGACCGCATCGGGGCGCGGCAGGATCTCGCTCTTGTCCGAGGGGGCTTGGCCCGGTTGCCGGAGCGGCAGCGCATGGCCCTGCTGCTGCGAGCGGTGGCCGACCTGGATGTGCCGGCAATCGCCGTGGCGATGGGCTCGACCCCCGGCTCCGTCGAGCAACTTCTCGTGCGCGCCCGGCGCAGCCTGAGGGCGCGTCTGGCCGAAATGGACGGCGTCGCCGCCGATGGGCAAAGGAGCGTCTCATGA
- a CDS encoding periplasmic heavy metal sensor produces the protein MIRPSGLRLLLAAVLALSLVANFFLAGYALNDRGRAQAGGILAEGALAAYPEPVRQEFRRILRDNRLRTFAALRDMREARRSLAEAVNARPFDEAAVTRAMAAVRSATDGLQRLMQEFLLQALRETRADRLPS, from the coding sequence ATGATCCGGCCATCGGGCCTGCGTCTGCTGCTTGCGGCGGTCCTGGCGCTTTCGCTGGTCGCCAACTTCTTCCTGGCGGGCTATGCGCTCAACGACCGCGGCCGGGCGCAGGCAGGCGGTATCCTGGCCGAAGGCGCGCTTGCCGCCTATCCCGAACCGGTGCGGCAAGAGTTCCGCCGCATCCTGCGCGACAACCGCCTGCGCACGTTTGCGGCCTTGCGGGACATGCGGGAGGCGCGACGAAGCCTGGCCGAGGCGGTCAATGCCCGCCCGTTCGATGAAGCGGCGGTGACACGGGCCATGGCGGCCGTGCGGTCGGCCACCGACGGGTTGCAGCGCCTGATGCAGGAGTTCCTGTTGCAGGCGTTGCGCGAAACACGAGCGGACAGGCTGCCGTCCTAG
- a CDS encoding hydroxyacid dehydrogenase translates to MATNKKKVMVPDTMGQAGWALLRARDDVEVATFPNFIKKADFLELLRASGKVHGVVLGATPYGPDEVAATDGLAVVARIGVGYDAVHVPTLTAQKVPLMTAGTANSPSVAELAVFFMMTLAKRGAMFNTLVQEGRWVADRMKQMPADLNGKTVLIVGFGRIGTRTAKRCAAMEMEVLVHDPYVSEVSIRAAGCEPAPDLDAALARADFLTLHCPKTPETVGLINADRLARMKPSAYLVNTARGGIVDEPALHAALTSGKIAGAGLDVYAQEPPDPNNPLLKLDSVISAPHMAGVTAESVERMADASIRNVLSVFDGAPIRENVINPEVLG, encoded by the coding sequence TTGGCGACCAACAAGAAGAAGGTCATGGTGCCCGACACCATGGGCCAGGCCGGCTGGGCCCTGCTGCGTGCGCGCGACGACGTCGAGGTCGCGACCTTCCCCAACTTCATCAAGAAGGCGGACTTCCTCGAGCTGCTGCGCGCCAGCGGCAAGGTCCATGGCGTCGTGCTGGGCGCCACGCCGTACGGCCCCGATGAGGTCGCGGCGACCGACGGGCTGGCCGTGGTGGCCCGCATCGGCGTCGGCTATGACGCCGTCCACGTGCCGACGCTGACGGCGCAAAAGGTGCCGCTGATGACGGCGGGCACGGCCAACTCTCCGTCCGTGGCGGAGCTTGCGGTCTTCTTCATGATGACGCTGGCCAAGCGCGGCGCCATGTTCAACACGCTGGTGCAGGAAGGCCGCTGGGTGGCCGACCGCATGAAGCAGATGCCGGCCGACCTGAACGGCAAGACCGTCCTGATCGTCGGCTTCGGGCGCATCGGCACGCGCACGGCCAAGCGTTGTGCGGCAATGGAGATGGAGGTCCTGGTCCACGACCCCTACGTCTCCGAGGTGTCGATCCGCGCCGCCGGCTGCGAGCCCGCCCCCGACCTCGACGCCGCTTTGGCACGGGCCGATTTCCTGACGCTGCACTGCCCGAAGACGCCCGAGACGGTGGGCCTCATCAACGCCGACCGCCTGGCGCGGATGAAGCCCTCGGCCTACCTCGTCAACACCGCCCGCGGCGGTATCGTCGACGAGCCGGCCCTGCACGCCGCACTCACCAGCGGCAAGATCGCCGGTGCCGGCCTCGACGTCTATGCCCAGGAGCCGCCCGACCCGAACAACCCGCTGCTGAAGCTCGACAGCGTCATCAGCGCCCCGCACATGGCCGGCGTCACGGCGGAATCCGTGGAGCGCATGGCCGACGCCTCGATCCGCAACGTGCTGAGCGTCTTCGACGGCGCGCCGATCCGCGAGAACGTGATCAACCCGGAAGTGCTGGGCTGA
- a CDS encoding hydroxyacid dehydrogenase, which yields MATNKKKVLVPQDLGQAGWDLLRARDDIEVATFPNFITRADFQDLLRGHGKVHAVVLGSTPYGPEEFQATDGLAVVARVGVGFDAVHIPTLNAAKVPLMTAGTANSPSVAELAVFFMMTLAKRGAMFNTLVQEGRWVADRMKQMPADLNGKTVLIVGFGRIGTRTAKRCAAMEMEVLVHDPYVSEVSIRAAGCEPAPDLDAALARADFLTLHCPKTPETVGLINADRLARMKPSAYLVNTARGGIVDEPALHAALTGGKLAGAGLDVYAQEPPDPNNPLLKLDSVVSSPHMAGVTTEAVERKSEVSIRNVLSVFDGAIIAENVVNKEVLG from the coding sequence TTGGCGACCAACAAGAAGAAGGTGCTGGTGCCCCAGGACCTGGGCCAGGCCGGCTGGGATCTGCTGCGGGCGCGCGACGACATCGAGGTCGCGACCTTCCCCAACTTCATCACGCGGGCCGATTTCCAGGACCTGCTGCGCGGGCACGGCAAGGTCCACGCCGTCGTCCTGGGCAGCACGCCCTATGGGCCGGAGGAGTTCCAGGCGACCGACGGGCTGGCCGTGGTGGCCCGCGTCGGCGTCGGCTTCGATGCCGTCCACATCCCGACGCTGAACGCGGCCAAGGTGCCGCTGATGACGGCGGGCACGGCCAACTCGCCGTCCGTGGCCGAACTGGCGGTCTTCTTCATGATGACGCTGGCCAAGCGCGGCGCCATGTTCAACACGCTGGTGCAGGAAGGGCGCTGGGTGGCTGACCGCATGAAGCAGATGCCGGCCGACCTGAACGGCAAGACCGTCCTGATCGTCGGCTTCGGGCGCATCGGCACGCGCACGGCCAAGCGTTGTGCGGCGATGGAGATGGAGGTCCTGGTCCACGACCCCTACGTCTCCGAGGTCTCGATCCGGGCCGCCGGCTGCGAGCCCGCCCCCGACCTCGACGCGGCGTTGGCGCGGGCCGATTTCCTGACGCTGCACTGCCCGAAGACGCCCGAGACGGTGGGCCTCATCAACGCCGACCGCCTGGCACGGATGAAGCCCTCGGCCTACCTCGTCAACACCGCCCGCGGCGGCATCGTCGACGAGCCCGCCCTGCACGCGGCCCTGACCGGCGGCAAGCTGGCGGGTGCGGGCCTCGACGTCTACGCCCAGGAGCCGCCGGACCCGAACAACCCGCTGCTGAAGCTCGACAGCGTCGTCAGCTCCCCGCACATGGCCGGCGTCACCACCGAGGCGGTCGAGCGCAAATCCGAAGTGTCGATCCGCAACGTGTTGAGCGTGTTCGACGGCGCGATCATCGCCGAGAACGTGGTCAACAAGGAAGTGCTAGGATAA
- a CDS encoding SDR family NAD(P)-dependent oxidoreductase: MRIDDLNGKAALVTGSSTGIGAAVARGFGAQGMMVAVHGNSNMAQAEAVAAEVEQAGGRAIVLKGDVRDMATCARLVQEAHAAFGRLDVLVNNAGGVVERKPLKDVDDDLYRRIVELNAQSVFACSRAVLPIMEAAGGGSIISTTSLAARNGGGSRSTLYAASKAFMSTFTRGLAKEVARHNIRVNAVAPGVIGKPNKEKSTPTHQLEASLKLTPMRRMGTVEECVGAYLYFASEGLSSFVTGQVLEVNGGLLMP; encoded by the coding sequence ATGCGCATCGACGACCTGAACGGCAAAGCCGCCCTCGTCACCGGCTCCTCCACTGGAATCGGCGCCGCGGTGGCCCGCGGCTTCGGCGCCCAGGGCATGATGGTGGCCGTCCACGGCAACTCGAACATGGCCCAGGCCGAGGCCGTGGCGGCCGAGGTCGAGCAAGCCGGCGGCCGCGCGATCGTGCTGAAGGGTGACGTCCGCGACATGGCGACCTGCGCCCGCCTGGTGCAGGAGGCGCACGCCGCCTTCGGCCGGCTGGACGTGCTGGTCAACAATGCGGGCGGCGTGGTCGAGCGCAAGCCGTTGAAGGATGTCGACGACGATCTCTATCGTCGCATCGTCGAGCTGAACGCCCAGTCGGTCTTCGCCTGCTCGCGCGCCGTGCTGCCGATCATGGAGGCGGCCGGCGGCGGCTCCATCATCTCGACCACCTCGCTGGCCGCGCGCAATGGCGGCGGCAGCCGGTCGACGCTCTATGCCGCGTCCAAGGCCTTCATGTCGACCTTCACCCGGGGCCTCGCCAAGGAGGTCGCGCGCCACAACATCCGCGTGAACGCCGTGGCGCCCGGCGTCATCGGCAAGCCCAACAAGGAGAAGTCGACGCCGACCCACCAGCTCGAGGCATCGCTGAAGCTGACGCCGATGCGGCGCATGGGCACGGTCGAGGAATGCGTCGGCGCCTACCTCTATTTCGCCTCCGAGGGGCTTTCGAGCTTCGTCACCGGCCAGGTGCTGGAGGTGAATGGCGGGCTGCTGATGCCCTAG
- a CDS encoding ABC transporter ATP-binding protein has protein sequence MPLISVEDLRVEFATGRGVVKAVDGVSWSVRPGETMALVGESGCGKSVSALAVMRLLAKPAGRVAGGRIMFDGRDLLTLQESEMRELRGRDISMIFQEPMTSLNPILTIGLQIMEPLKIHLGMSDEQATARAVELLGLVGIPDAARRLGQFPHQFSGGMRQRVMIAIGLACNPKLIIADEPTTALDVTIQAQILELMKDLSRRLGITLVIITHNLGIVARYADRVAVMYAGRVVEEGPADRVFGAPRHPYTIGLMRSVPRLDRPRDYKLATIEGLPPNLLSPPSGCRFAARCPFRIEKCAIDPPYHDAGDGQRSACHRAEELAQGLAEATVAPLAEPLGRADTGPLLEVRGLTKHFEVRGRGLLGAKGLVRAVENVSFSIERGRTLGLVGESGCGKTTIGRTILRLEDATGGEVRFDGEDLVGASRSRMKELRTKIQVIFQDPYSSLNPRMSIGDIIAEPLVFRRSVPRRQAREQVAELLVQVGLYADMAERFPHQLSGGQRQRVGIARALAMDPSFIVCDEPVSALDVSIQGQIINLLDELQERLGLTYLFIAHDLAVVRHISHRIVVMYLGRVMEMADRDELYAAPLHPYTQALLDAAPVPDPVAERARQPRALTGELPSPLAPPSGCVFHTRCPLATAECRQAVPEVREVRPGHFAACIKI, from the coding sequence GTGCCACTGATTTCCGTGGAAGACCTGCGGGTCGAATTCGCCACCGGCCGCGGGGTCGTGAAAGCCGTCGACGGCGTAAGCTGGTCCGTCCGGCCGGGCGAGACGATGGCGCTGGTCGGCGAATCCGGCTGCGGCAAGTCGGTGTCGGCGCTGGCGGTCATGCGGCTGCTGGCCAAGCCGGCCGGCCGCGTCGCCGGCGGGCGCATCATGTTCGACGGCCGCGACCTGCTGACCTTGCAGGAAAGCGAGATGCGCGAGCTGCGTGGCCGCGACATCTCGATGATCTTCCAGGAACCCATGACCAGCCTGAACCCGATCCTGACGATCGGGCTGCAGATCATGGAGCCGCTGAAGATCCATCTCGGCATGTCGGACGAGCAGGCGACGGCGCGCGCGGTCGAGCTGCTGGGGCTGGTCGGCATTCCCGACGCGGCCCGCCGGCTCGGCCAGTTCCCGCACCAGTTCTCGGGCGGCATGCGCCAGCGCGTGATGATCGCCATCGGGCTGGCCTGCAATCCCAAGCTGATCATCGCCGACGAGCCGACGACGGCGCTCGACGTCACCATCCAGGCCCAGATCCTGGAGCTGATGAAGGACCTGTCGCGGCGCCTCGGCATCACGCTCGTCATCATCACCCACAATCTCGGCATCGTCGCGCGCTATGCCGACCGGGTGGCGGTCATGTATGCCGGCCGGGTGGTGGAGGAGGGGCCGGCCGACCGGGTCTTCGGCGCTCCGCGCCACCCCTACACGATCGGCCTGATGCGCTCGGTCCCCCGGCTCGACCGGCCGCGCGACTACAAGCTGGCGACGATCGAGGGGTTGCCGCCCAACCTGCTGTCGCCGCCCAGCGGCTGCCGCTTTGCCGCCCGCTGCCCGTTCCGCATCGAGAAGTGCGCGATCGACCCGCCCTACCACGATGCCGGCGACGGCCAGCGCTCGGCCTGCCACCGCGCCGAGGAACTGGCGCAGGGCTTGGCCGAGGCGACCGTAGCCCCGCTGGCCGAACCGCTCGGCCGGGCCGACACCGGGCCGCTGCTGGAAGTCCGCGGGCTGACCAAGCATTTCGAGGTGCGTGGCCGCGGCCTGCTGGGGGCCAAGGGACTGGTCCGCGCGGTCGAGAACGTGTCCTTTTCGATCGAGCGCGGGCGGACCCTGGGCCTCGTCGGCGAATCCGGCTGCGGCAAGACCACCATCGGCCGCACCATCCTCCGGCTGGAGGACGCCACGGGCGGCGAGGTCCGCTTCGACGGCGAGGACCTGGTCGGCGCCTCGCGTTCGCGCATGAAGGAGCTGCGGACCAAGATCCAGGTCATCTTCCAGGACCCCTACAGCTCGCTCAACCCGCGCATGTCGATCGGCGACATCATCGCCGAGCCGCTGGTCTTCCGCCGCAGCGTGCCGCGTCGCCAGGCGCGCGAGCAGGTGGCCGAGCTTCTGGTGCAGGTCGGTCTCTATGCCGACATGGCCGAGCGCTTCCCCCATCAGCTTTCGGGCGGGCAGCGCCAGCGCGTCGGCATTGCTCGGGCACTGGCCATGGACCCCAGCTTCATCGTCTGCGACGAGCCGGTGTCGGCGCTGGACGTGTCGATCCAGGGCCAGATCATCAACCTGCTGGACGAACTGCAGGAGCGGCTGGGCCTGACCTATCTCTTCATCGCCCATGACCTGGCGGTGGTGCGCCACATCTCGCACCGCATCGTCGTCATGTATCTGGGTCGGGTGATGGAGATGGCCGACCGCGACGAGCTCTATGCCGCTCCCCTCCATCCCTACACCCAGGCGCTGCTCGACGCGGCCCCGGTGCCCGATCCGGTGGCCGAGCGCGCCCGCCAGCCGCGCGCGCTGACCGGCGAGCTGCCGTCGCCGCTGGCGCCGCCGTCGGGTTGCGTGTTCCACACGCGCTGTCCGCTGGCGACGGCGGAATGCCGACAGGCGGTGCCGGAGGTGCGCGAGGTGCGCCCCGGGCATTTCGCCGCCTGCATCAAGATCTGA
- a CDS encoding ABC transporter permease yields MLRYITKRILLMIPTLLGVAVLTFFMLRVVPGDIVELKLRGDGGTVTQEVIDRERARLGLDKPIPLQFVDWMKGLATADFGTSMWTGRPVKDEIGIRIGLTMQVAVMAAVIAVLIALPLGTISALFRDTWVDYLVRIVTIAGLAVPSFWLGMLMIMALLTMFAWSPPVTYTPFYVDPLANMSQLIWPALAVGYRYSAVVARMVRSSIIEVMKEDYIRTARAKGVYERLVVGRHAMRNALLPAITVVGLEFAFLIGGLVVTEQVFNLNGIGRLFVEAVSRNDFIIVQTLVLLIAVMFTVVNLLIDLLYGVLDPRIRYA; encoded by the coding sequence ATGCTCCGCTACATCACCAAGCGCATCCTCCTGATGATCCCGACCCTGCTGGGCGTCGCGGTCCTTACCTTCTTCATGCTCCGGGTGGTGCCGGGCGACATCGTCGAGCTGAAACTGCGCGGCGACGGCGGCACCGTCACCCAGGAGGTCATCGACCGCGAGCGCGCCCGGCTGGGCCTCGACAAGCCGATCCCGCTGCAGTTCGTCGACTGGATGAAGGGGCTGGCGACGGCCGACTTCGGCACCTCGATGTGGACCGGCCGGCCGGTCAAGGACGAGATCGGCATCCGCATCGGCCTGACCATGCAGGTGGCGGTGATGGCGGCCGTGATCGCCGTGCTGATCGCCCTGCCGCTCGGGACGATATCGGCGCTATTCCGAGATACGTGGGTGGACTACCTGGTGCGGATCGTGACGATCGCCGGCCTGGCGGTGCCGTCCTTCTGGCTTGGCATGCTGATGATCATGGCCTTGCTGACGATGTTCGCCTGGTCTCCACCCGTCACCTACACGCCATTCTACGTCGATCCGCTGGCCAACATGTCCCAGCTCATCTGGCCGGCGCTGGCCGTGGGCTACCGCTATTCGGCCGTCGTCGCCCGCATGGTGCGCTCGTCCATCATCGAGGTGATGAAGGAGGACTATATCCGCACGGCGCGCGCCAAGGGCGTCTATGAGCGGCTGGTGGTCGGCCGCCACGCCATGCGCAACGCGCTCCTGCCGGCGATCACCGTGGTCGGGCTGGAGTTCGCCTTCCTCATCGGCGGCCTGGTGGTGACCGAGCAGGTCTTCAACCTGAACGGCATCGGCCGGCTCTTCGTCGAGGCGGTGAGCCGCAACGACTTCATCATCGTGCAGACGCTGGTGCTGCTGATCGCCGTGATGTTCACCGTCGTCAACCTATTGATCGATCTGCTCTACGGCGTGCTCGATCCACGCATCCGCTACGCCTGA
- a CDS encoding ABC transporter permease, translating to MTASAPTVVAAAARPPRRANPVLEFIRYQPLGTFGLLVILVMGTAAIFANVIAPYDPEAIDFASMLSAPSWEHPFGTDAFGRDILTRIIYGARTALTIGFVSSFVGCSLGAIVGVTSAYFGGRVDLTIQRFIDIMLSYPIIVLALVVVAVVGHRPVGGIDVNLILAISIPIIPRVARVVRSAALAIREMPYVDAARAGGYSDTHIIFRHMLPNVLAPYLIMLTAYVAQAILLEASLSFLGLGVSEPKPAWGLMLSGDSSNFYQEAPWMILFPGAAISLAVFAFNLFGDSLRDWLDPKFKT from the coding sequence ATGACCGCATCTGCTCCCACCGTCGTGGCCGCCGCCGCCCGTCCGCCGCGTCGCGCCAACCCGGTCCTGGAGTTCATCCGCTACCAGCCGCTGGGCACCTTCGGGCTCCTCGTGATCCTGGTGATGGGCACGGCCGCGATCTTCGCCAATGTGATCGCCCCCTACGACCCGGAGGCGATCGACTTCGCGTCGATGCTGTCGGCGCCGTCCTGGGAGCATCCTTTCGGCACCGACGCCTTCGGCCGGGACATCCTGACCCGCATCATCTATGGCGCGCGAACCGCGCTCACCATCGGCTTCGTGTCGTCCTTCGTCGGCTGCTCGCTGGGCGCCATCGTCGGCGTCACCTCGGCCTATTTCGGCGGCCGCGTCGACCTGACGATCCAACGCTTCATCGACATCATGCTGTCCTATCCGATCATCGTCCTGGCGCTTGTCGTGGTGGCGGTGGTCGGCCATCGCCCGGTCGGCGGCATCGACGTGAACCTGATCCTGGCCATCTCGATCCCGATCATCCCGCGCGTCGCCCGCGTCGTGCGCTCGGCGGCGTTGGCCATTCGCGAGATGCCCTATGTCGATGCCGCGCGCGCCGGCGGCTATTCCGACACGCACATCATCTTCCGCCACATGCTGCCCAACGTGCTGGCGCCCTATCTGATCATGCTGACGGCCTATGTGGCCCAGGCGATCCTGCTGGAAGCGTCGCTGTCGTTCCTGGGCCTGGGCGTGTCCGAGCCCAAGCCCGCCTGGGGCCTGATGCTGTCGGGGGATTCCTCGAACTTCTACCAGGAAGCGCCGTGGATGATCCTCTTTCCCGGTGCCGCCATCTCGCTGGCCGTGTTCGCCTTCAACCTCTTCGGCGATTCCCTGCGCGACTGGCTGGATCCCAAGTTCAAGACCTGA
- a CDS encoding ABC transporter substrate-binding protein, which produces MKALTFLSVATVLLALPAAVQAQQPTPQRGGTLNWAIAAEPPTYDCHATGTFATMQRMAPHYSTLLKFEPGNYPNIIGDLAESWTISPDNLTYTFKLHPNVKFHDGSVLTSEDVRATYDRIINPPNNVVSNRQSSFVKVAAIEAPDPQTIVFRMKEVDASMMTNFASPWNCVYSAAKLKADPTFPAKNVLGTGPFKFVEHVAGSHWRGEKFADYFRKDRPYLDGFRAVTMSSSAMTNALAGRQVDAEFRGFSPTERDRIVRALGKDAKVQESSWLLHMIVTFNTEKKPFDDPRVRRALSLAIDRWGGSASLSKISSLGVPGGMVRPGSEWSASPKDMEQWPGYGRDMAANRAEARRLLKEAGQENLTLTLMDRNIAPYVTAGIFVIDQWRQIGVKAEHQQVELASWYSLQNSGQFEAFIDSFTQFSDDPSNVLYKYASYDRSPVAVHRATDRELDALFDEQARTADKAKRIQLVRQFEKRAFEQAYSVPLLWWQRIVVMNDRVQGWTMSPTHMIYQDLGDVWLAGDK; this is translated from the coding sequence ATGAAAGCGCTGACATTCCTGTCGGTCGCGACCGTCCTGCTGGCATTGCCGGCGGCGGTCCAGGCCCAGCAGCCCACGCCGCAGCGCGGCGGCACATTGAACTGGGCGATCGCGGCGGAGCCGCCGACCTACGACTGCCACGCGACCGGCACCTTCGCCACCATGCAGCGCATGGCGCCGCACTATTCGACGCTGCTGAAGTTCGAGCCCGGCAACTATCCCAACATCATCGGCGACCTGGCCGAGAGCTGGACGATCTCGCCCGACAACCTGACCTACACCTTCAAGCTGCACCCCAACGTCAAGTTCCATGACGGCTCGGTGCTGACGTCGGAGGATGTGCGGGCGACCTACGACCGGATCATCAACCCGCCCAACAACGTCGTCTCCAACCGTCAGTCCTCCTTCGTGAAGGTGGCTGCGATCGAGGCGCCGGACCCGCAGACGATCGTCTTCCGCATGAAGGAAGTCGATGCGTCGATGATGACCAACTTCGCCTCGCCCTGGAACTGCGTCTATAGCGCGGCCAAGCTGAAGGCCGACCCGACCTTCCCGGCCAAGAACGTGCTGGGCACGGGGCCGTTCAAGTTCGTCGAGCATGTCGCGGGCTCCCACTGGCGGGGCGAGAAGTTCGCCGATTATTTCCGCAAGGACCGGCCCTATCTCGACGGCTTCCGCGCCGTCACCATGTCGTCCTCGGCCATGACCAACGCGCTGGCCGGCCGCCAAGTCGATGCGGAGTTCCGCGGCTTCTCCCCGACCGAGCGCGACCGGATCGTGCGGGCGCTGGGCAAGGACGCCAAGGTGCAGGAATCGAGCTGGCTCCTGCACATGATCGTCACCTTCAACACCGAGAAGAAGCCCTTCGACGACCCGCGGGTGCGCCGCGCGCTGTCGCTGGCGATCGACCGCTGGGGCGGCTCGGCCTCGCTCAGCAAGATCTCGTCGCTGGGCGTCCCGGGCGGGATGGTGCGGCCGGGCAGCGAGTGGTCAGCCAGCCCCAAGGACATGGAGCAGTGGCCGGGCTATGGCCGCGACATGGCCGCCAACCGGGCCGAGGCGCGCCGCCTGCTGAAGGAAGCGGGCCAGGAGAACCTGACGCTCACGCTGATGGATCGCAACATCGCGCCCTACGTCACGGCCGGCATCTTCGTGATCGACCAGTGGCGCCAGATCGGGGTGAAGGCGGAACATCAGCAGGTCGAACTGGCGAGCTGGTACTCGCTGCAGAACAGTGGGCAGTTCGAGGCCTTCATCGACAGCTTCACCCAGTTCAGCGACGACCCGTCGAACGTCCTCTACAAGTACGCCTCCTACGATCGCTCGCCGGTGGCCGTCCATCGTGCGACCGACCGCGAACTGGACGCGCTCTTCGATGAGCAGGCCCGCACCGCCGACAAGGCCAAGCGTATCCAGCTTGTCCGCCAGTTCGAGAAGCGGGCGTTCGAGCAGGCCTATTCGGTGCCGCTGCTGTGGTGGCAGCGCATCGTGGTCATGAACGACCGCGTCCAGGGTTGGACCATGTCGCCCACCCACATGATCTACCAGGATCTGGGCGACGTCTGGCTGGCCGGCGACAAGTAG
- a CDS encoding GntR family transcriptional regulator has product MSFKTKQDQVADILRERVIAGVYARGTKLKQSEIAEELGVSITPVREALHILEAEGYIAGLSHRGLLVPEFVPTATREIFDLRLMLERELTAHAIPNVTAANLAELKSFQHVVSEISRGRDPLATRTANFRFHFRLYELADRPQTLSFVRVLWAKYPFIYQELGNRRTRHIEEHEGFLELVERGDRDGAVDAMVDHIRSGWEELHRHGWLEGGPAADGDRPVEAVGGG; this is encoded by the coding sequence ATGTCCTTCAAGACCAAGCAGGATCAGGTCGCCGATATCCTGCGCGAGCGCGTCATCGCCGGCGTCTATGCCCGCGGCACCAAGCTGAAGCAGTCCGAGATCGCCGAGGAGCTGGGCGTGTCGATCACGCCCGTGCGCGAGGCGCTGCATATCCTGGAGGCCGAGGGCTACATCGCCGGCCTCTCCCATCGCGGGCTGCTGGTGCCGGAATTCGTGCCGACCGCCACGCGCGAGATCTTCGACCTGCGCCTGATGCTGGAGCGGGAACTGACCGCCCACGCCATCCCCAACGTCACGGCGGCGAACCTGGCCGAGCTGAAGAGCTTCCAGCATGTCGTGTCCGAGATCAGCCGCGGCCGCGACCCGCTGGCCACCCGCACCGCCAACTTCCGCTTCCATTTCCGGCTCTACGAGCTGGCCGACCGGCCGCAGACCCTGAGCTTCGTGCGCGTGCTGTGGGCCAAGTACCCCTTCATCTACCAGGAGCTGGGCAACCGCCGGACGCGCCACATCGAGGAGCACGAGGGCTTCCTGGAACTGGTGGAGCGGGGCGACCGCGATGGTGCGGTCGACGCCATGGTCGACCATATCCGCAGCGGCTGGGAGGAATTGCACCGGCATGGCTGGCTGGAGGGCGGGCCGGCCGCCGACGGCGACCGGCCGGTAGAGGCGGTAGGCGGCGGCTGA